The DNA region TCAGACAGGCGAGCGGATAGCAGAACATCCAGGCACTGCAGAGGGAGCGCTGAGAGCACATTCACTGTGTGTCTGTGGATATTCAGCACAGAAGAGTTAAAGAGATCAACAGGACGAGACCTCTGAAGACTCATCACGGTGGTTTGATTCTTACTCTCACCCTTGCAGCTCCTCTTTTCTATCCTCTCGCTCACAGGGCACGAGACAGTGACGCAGGATTTAACTAAAAACATTGACATACACTTCTTAACAGAGCCCCGTCCTGTTAAGGTATGTTTTGCTTCTCCTTACATACATAtgttagtgtgtatgtgtatgagcAAATTAAGAATTCTTTCCCATGccttgttcattcattcattcattcattaaatccACTAACTAAATATCTTATGAACGATTACAAAAGGgagttacatctgaatattttcacatacatacagatttgaatgatttctttcccaaatttcaTCGACTGCTCcaaaatatgagacaccaatgttttaGAAGAGGGCACATGCTTCTTTGATAACTGCTTTATTTCCTGTTTCggctatgctttatttttttaattaactgggTTTTTGTTTTCAAGGTATTGTCAGATGTCTGGTTATTTGCAATGCAattatttgatttcaaaaacagcatCATAGCTATTGAACTAtattttgttatgattttaaatctgtatttaacctcagaatgatATCAAAGTAAAGGGAGTTgtttaagtctgattttgtggtggctgtgctttaaaattaatttattataattttaattcaagtgatgaaggtcTTTGAAAGTGTTGAGTACTACTGTAATGTTAACCCTGtttgctttaaatgtttttaaaaaattaacagtttagaaaaattttgagaaaaaaaaaacacattttgaaaagttatctaaaagtaatcaaatgtaatcagttacattactttaacaaagtaatttaaatatgtattacatttgaaataggGTAACTTGTCATCTGTAACCTTCTACAGTTCCAAAGTAACCTTACTCGTTTTGGTTTAGTTAAATTGTGGCCACAAATTTAGAAAATCTTGTTTTTATCTCCCTGCATGACATGTACATGGCTCTGTGCTTTTCATGTTTAActaacagttttagtttttttattgacATCATCCTCTAGAAATTGATATCATTTTTGGGGTTGGAACACAGCATCAGTAAGTATTAGCATTCACCTGATTTGTGATGATGGGAAGTTTTGTGCTGTTTGATGGTTTGTCCAATTCCATTCtgctcattaaaaaaattacagttatCTTTATGTTTGATCATCCGTAATTTcagaaaaaggaataaaaataaatcaaacatataTCACACTCCTTAGCTCTTGTCCATCTTGTTAATAATTCTTTAATTCCGTAACGCTGTGTAAATAGAGTTAATGATGGAATGACCCAGCTGCGGTCATTAAGGGTTAAAGAAATagccaatagaaaaaaaagcagcatttaccTCATCTACTTCCTGTCTGTGCACACTGTAGGTCagtggtgtcaaactcaattcctggaggccagagccctgcagagtttataTTCAACCctcattaaacacacctgatcacaTCAATCAAGTaattcaggcttatttgaaaactacatggtttCTGTGTCAGAGAACAAAACTCAGCAGAGCTCCTGCCCTCCAgcaattgagtttgacacccctgctgtAGCAGGTAATGTTAAACAGGTTCTTGAGAATCTCAAGGGCACGCTGAGTCACCTCCTTACACACAGGGGGTGCTGTGAGGTCAGTCAGCACCTCATGTGTTTCACCCCAGCACACTTCCAAACACTGTTCCAGAGCAGCAGTCAGCATGGACACAGGAAGAGCACACAGAACGAGTCTATGAAGTGTCCACTGAAAAGAAACAGGCAGTTTCGTGTTCTCCAAACACAGTGGTCTacgagtttttttattttaaattaattgttttatagaATTTgcattacacaaaaatataagtacatttcAAACAGAATTAAAGTTAAAAGATAGACATTTCATTGTTTcgacactttagaatactgttccattGTTAATGAATAACTACACAGGAACAGAGGACTGATGCACTATTCACATTGTAGCAACTACCTAACAAAAAACTCTGATTAAAGATTTAATAAGTAATAGTGCTCAGTGCTTTTCATAAATCCACTAGAACTAGCTACTGTATACGTCCATAATTAATGTGAATTGTgcataatgtataattaattctaaATTGAAGATCACGGTAACCCACTAGTAATGACCCAAGTACTACCAAGTTCTTCAGAAGGAATGACAAATAATTTggatcagtattctaaagtgaaaagcaTCATAACTCCCTAATATTGACTGACATCATTGTAAGCTTTTGAGATATATGAAAGGTTTCGTATAGTAGTGACTCAAGTGTTGCTACATCCTTCTGAAGAAATGACTCATTATGTGGATCAGTATCCTTAAGGGACGATCACACTATTAATGATTTAAGTGTTACCAAATCTTGCAAAATTAATACTTCACAGAACCCTCAAAAGCTTACAATAATTTTAATCATTACTAGGGAGTTATCATGATCTTCACTTCAGAATACTGATCCAAATTATTTGTCATTCCTTCTGAAGAACTTGGTAGTACTTGGGTCATTACTAGTGGGTTACCGTGACCTTCACTttagaattaattatacattatgtATTATTCAATTATGAACCTGTATACAGGGGTTCTTAGTATTTCTTAGGGAGctatgaaaaaatgatagttactGATTAGTTAATAGTGAACTACCACATTCAACTAAGAACTATTACGTAATAATTCAATAATCAGAGTTTCTTGTTAGATATTAGTTGCTACTAGAGTGCTAATATTGCATTACTCATTTGTTCTTGTTTAGTTATACATTAATTATGGAAAGGTATTCTAAGGTGTTACCAAAAATCTTTCTGTCCACCAATAAGTCATTAGCCTGGAAAAATGTGTACTCCAACAATCCAATAAAGtttgaaaaatgtacttttacAGTGTATGTATCACTAATAATACCTAATTCCATatttgtgaccatggaccacaaaaccagaccaagctgaacaaataagctttccattgatgtttggTTTATTATGATCAATATTATTATGAtcaatatgacaatatttggccgagatacaactaatTGTAATCTGGAATCTGggagtgcaaaaaaatcaaaatactgagaaaatcacctttaaattagtccaaatgaagttcttagcaatgcatattacttattacaaaattacaaaatatctttatggaacatgatttttacttaatatcctaatgatttttggcataaaagaaaaatagatcgttttgacccatacaatgtttttttggctattgctaaaatatTCCCCAGCAACTTAAGTCTCCAGGGTTAAGTGCTCCAGGGTTAGATTTGTGTCATTGATTGTTACCTGGCGGAGCTCTATCCTAAGCTCAGGCCGTAAAGCGATCAACAGAAATAGAAGTCGCAGTTCATAAAACTGACCACTTGGAGGAGAGGAGGAATGTACACCTTCTTTAAGTCTCTCTGACAGGCCAtggagagaatgagagagtgagTTTTCTTTAatgatattgaaatatatattgacaccatacttggcaaatgctTCACATGTAACAATTTGAGCCTAACCTCAGGATGCTGGCTCTCTCTTGTGCTTTCAGGCTATTGTAGATGACATTGCACAGGGCCTTCATCGCCTCTTTCCTCCAGAACTCTCCATCATCATACTTGTCCTCCTCCCCTTCCTCATTCTTCTCTCCTCTAGCATCCCTCTTTCCTCTTGTCAACAGCACACAGACCCCATCTTTCCTCACGTTTTCTTCATGGCAGACGTTTTGTGTTTCTCTCCCAATATTACAGTTAGATGTCACATTCACAGGGTTGAACTGCAAGCCTCCTTCACTAACCAAAGGTTCAGCACTGGCTGCAGAGACACAGACTGAATCATCTCCCTCCCTGTAGCATGTTGTGTGTTGTGTACTGCTGCCATTATTATCCGGACGTGTTTCTGTCTCATTCTCAGGAGTGATGTCACTGTGGGAGGAGCCCCACTCAGCCTCCTCTTTTTCAGGACAGGTAGGCAGGGCAGAGATACCCCCGAGTCGAGCAAGAGTTGGAATGGCATAGTCTGTGATGAGGGGAACCAAAGCCTTTCGATCATGCGAGATAATTTGCAGAGTTCGCAGACACACTCTCAAAACTCCTGGCTGCAGCCGCATGTGAATGAACCAGATCAGAGCTGCAGCAAGCCTCTGGAAGAGAGCATCGTATTTGATGGGaacaatataatcaattacaACATGGCCAAACACAGGTGGACAAGCTGTCTAATTTTAGATCCGGTTTGAATGTAAGGAACTGAAATTCAACTTTAATTTTTaatgatagattgatagatagacagacagacagacagaggaagttgtggccttgtgtgtgtgtgtgtgtgtgtgtgtgtgtgtgtgtgcgcgcgcgcacactttggatgggttaaatgcagagcacgaattctgagtataggtcaccatacttggctgtatgtcacgtcacattcagacagatagatagacagagaaagatagGAAGGAAGAAAACTTAACTAGAATATATGGTGCTGGTTTGTGCTTTTGGCCATATTTTATGAACAAAGTTGTAAAGAAcgaagttataaaaaaaaagtttgggNNNNNNNNNNNNNNNNNNNNNNNNNNNNNNNNNNNNNNNNNNNNNNNNNNNNNNNNNNNNNNNNNNNNNNNNNNNNNNNNNNNNNNNNNNNNNNNNNNNNNNNNNNNNNNNNNNNNNNNNNNNNNNNNNNNNNNNNNNNNNNNNNNNNNNNNNNNNNNNNNNNNNNNNNNNNNNNNNNNNNNNNNNNNNNNNNNNNNNNNAAACTGATATAACCTTATACAATATTAGAGACGCATTCATATGTCATGCACTTAGCTCTGTGGTTTTAAAAGCACGTGATGAGTTTCCTTGCAAATGGCACATGTTTAGTGTGTCTCTGTCTTCATGTGTTCCATTTTGTAATCTGACAGGCCTCAGATTCAGCTTCGAGTTTTCCAAAATCCCATCCATCCTCTCTCACTCGTTTACAACACTGCAAATAAAACTCCACGGTCATGCATTTGGTCCTGTCTGTGGGCACAGGTTTTgcagtattgtattgtattgtattctttcttttttaattatgtaaaaataatacttaCTGCAAGAGTTATCCTCGGAACATGAGTGCTAATTAGTGAGAAAGCCAATAGGGCCAGACAATATGAACCAAAAAAAGCTTATGCAGCTATGCTGGCATTTACACAACACTGAGAAAAAGACAGAGTTGGAGAGAGGGATGAAAGCAGCACCTGTTtataaatggactgcatttatatagctctttcaacagaccacatggccatccaaagcgctttacaatttttgcctcacattcacccatccactcactcattcacacaccgactggggtgtcagccattcaaggtgcCATCCAGCTTATccggagcagctggggttaggtgtcttgcttaaggacacctcgacacttggagccggggattgaaccaccaaccttccggtttgtagacaacttacatgaaccactgagccactgccacccCACATTTATAGCTAATGCTTAATAGGGGTAATTAAACAAAGTGGGGGTCAGGAAGAGAAAGGCTGGGATGACTGAGGTGAGCTGATAGGGGGTAATTATTTGTACTGATTGAAAGTGATTAATTGAGGCTAGATGTTCAGTTCACTGATGGACCCTCATAAAACACAGAGTCCATtaaaacagagagagacacacagaaagAGACAACAACCCTAGCACTACTGGACAGGATGACACTTTCACCCTTGACAGGACACGATCAACCTGAGCAGACAGGATAGAGTTGCTGTTTTGCGTTTCATGATCTGTAAAGTTTCGTCGTAAGGAGAATGGCCAGCCCTGGGATGCTGCTGCTGTGTCTGTGTGCCAGCTCTCTGGTGACCCACAGCGGCGCGCTCGGGACTCGAAGGCTGTGCGGGATCCAGCTCGTGGAAGCGCTGCTGCTCGTCTGTGGAGAGAAGGGTCTCTTCTACCAGCCTGCCAGGCGGGTCAGAGAGCACGCTTTCCGTGAGTCTGCTTACAGCTGCATTTCTGTGCGATGCATTCAGTCTACTTGACAGTAAGAGATAGCCTATTGTCtgaacatttttagtgaattttttCGCGTGACAAGCATTAAGGGAACCCATTCGATGCAAAATAAAGTTATCgggtaaaaaaaactgaaacatttaGTAGGCCTATCACAAATTTGTAtatctttgtgtgttttaaagAGGTTAAAGCTATGTAATTcaagagagaagaaaaataaatgataaaatgaacTATCACTATCACATTTTTTTCCCCAGAGTaatctaaaaatattttgagtaatgtttttaaaacataccatatttattaaatgcattttcatctataacccccccccccccccaaacacacacacaaacctatatgaagtgcaaaacaaatgaaaatgatataGTAAAATGTTGTCAACTTCACAGTTAATGCCCAATCTGCCCGTTTCTTCCACTGTTATTAAAAttagacatttctcaaaataagacatttataacacataaattaatttgtaattacaCTGCTTGTCTTTCAACAGGCGTCATGATGAGGAGCAGTGTCCCCTTCCTGCGGCAGACTATATCAGCTGCTCAGAGTGGAGAGAGAGGCACTGTTGCAAAGAGAGGCATTGTGGAGCAGTGCTGTCATTTCTACTGTGACTATTACGACCTGGAGAATTACTGTAACACATAGAGAGTCTGCTGCACGCACTTCACCTGAGTAATAACTTGCTTTATTTAACTACTGCAGGTCTGGGATATGGTAGGCCTTTTTGGATGATACCAACCTAATTATGAACACCGGTGAATGAAGGATCACTTGAAATGTTACACAACGTGCACGTTTATGATTAAAATGTttgcatatattaaaaaattaatttagactgtttttgtttgtgttgcacaAGACAAAGGATGTTATAGCAACACCAAGGAgatgggtttgattccccgggaatgCATGCAATGTAATGTATAAAAAATGAAAGCATTAttgaaaacaatacaaatgtttATGACAAAAAAGGGACACAGAGCAAAAATGTTTTCAAGATAATGTGAAcggttaaaataattttattaaaaatgaaccattatgaaagaggcaaagaaaaaccTAACATTATTCGGTTGCATTTAAATACTAATTTAAAATCAAAtactgtattattaaaatattatatactaTAGAAGCTAGCCTACATAGTATCACTATTTCAAAATAACTTGAACAATCGCCATATATTAGACCAACAAGAATCAACTAAATAACATGTATTAATTCatattaatgcaattaaataatttaagctaaaattatatatataaaatattcccATTCATCTCTGATTTGCGTCGTCGCCGCCACAGAAACAGTCTTTGATGAAAAACATCATTTCCCATCAGCCCATGCCGGCAGCTTCACAGAAGGGGAAGCTAAATGGCGGAATCGGATGGGAAGGGCCTCTTATTGTGTCTCTTAAAGAAAAATGTTTCGTGCCTCTACATGTCGTTTTAAAGTTAGCAAAAACACTGTGACGGGTTTTAGCAGCTAATCAGCTTTGGGATTCATCAGCCGGCTCTTCTTTGCACTATGAAGGTAAACGGCTCTCTTAGCTTGTCTAACTTAGCTAGTCAGCTAACTAACCCCTCTGGGCGACAAAATTATTTAGGCTTTAAATTATTGCTGCTAGCGCTAAATGAAGGACAGATGAGAAAGTCAGCTAGAAATGCTCAGTGCATTAAAAATAAGACGTGCTGTACAGTATTGTGGTTATTAAATGACAGATAACAAGTGAGCACACAGGCAAACACTGCAGTATGCTAGATAGCATCATCTTCCATCAGTTTCATTCCCTGCACACGGTCAGTGCTGTCACTGGCTCAAGAAGCGAAGGCGTAGTGTGGAATGTCAATACAGATCAAGCGTTCTCATCGGTTTACTCGTGTAATCAAGTTCCCCTGAGTGCCCTTCAGGTTAAAGACAGAGATTCAGAAGTAGTTTTCTCCCATCTCTCAGCTTTATGATGGTTCAGAGCTGATGTATCAGATCTAGATTATTGATTAACAACAGTGCTGTCTGCTATGTGTAGATGGGAACAGATGGACAGGCTGAAAAGGACAAAGGAGAAATTGTGCCAGACGAGGTAAGCGTCATATCATCTTGTTAGTGCAGGAGCAGGTTTGATAGTCACTCTGGTCTTATATATACAGTTGACAATGAGATTACGATTCAGCATGCACAGCACTCTCTGCTGAATATGCTTGATGTCTTCTTTCTCGTGTTGTTGTAGTCACAGTCCGAACAAAGTCCTAATGAAGAGGAGGAAGTGGAGAATAAAGCAGACAGAAGGACAGTTGGCTTAAGATGTTTCCAAGGAAACAGAGAGACCTCGGAGGATGCGCCTAGTGAACTGGTAATATTATTTAGGCAATTTGCATAGTTGTAAGTTATTGAGTTAAGTCCTGTTACATGCTTTGTCTGTCTGTAATTTACTTGGTTTGAAATCGGTGACCTGAGGTGACCCTTGAATCATTTAATTTGTGTTATACTCTTGTTAGGGGGCTGCTGTTGTTACTTCCTCTGAGCCTGTATTTCTTGTGCCTCAGCTCAGCTCACAACCTCAGTACCTGGACTGGTAAGTGCTTAATTCAGCACATACAGTTCAAAATTGAGCATGATGGCACCAAAATTGGACTTAGTTTGCTTATTTACTTTGAGGGATGTGAGTGTTTTGTCTCAGTACTTGTTGATTGCTTGTTGAAGCGGTGTTTAATTGTCTTTGAAAAGTGCTGGCCTATAAATAAAAAGCTTAGTACACATTTGATCAAAAGTTGTTGACCACAACTGGGTCCATTAGACTgtcaattcaagtcaagtcacctttatttatatagcacattatataatacagattagtgttgtcaaaagcaCAGACTGACCACAATATCGTTCAGTACTGAaaagttaaaaacattaaaaaaaaatgtacgtgCTTAAACAGTGCTGATTGGTCATTGTGTGTGTATGAACACATCAACCAATCAGTGCTGTTTAAGAGTGTGAACAATGGATGTCACACCCCTAGCTATACatattgatattgaattattgtccAGCCCTCCATCAAATCAAACAAAATTCAGTCAAAATCCTTTGCCATTTCATTGTTGTCATACTCCATGGTGTATTTTATTGGTGCATATTCTGTATGGGagaataattatttttacttcTGCATTGAAGTGTTCTGAATAtgttgtaattttaatatttgtaaatatgtattttgctTTGACACTTTAACATTAAcactaaaaaatgttaaaaaaatgttaaaattttacatcatttatttatttttttatctcaggGACAGTGAAAATGCCAACAGTgcaagtaatattctaaaatacTGGCTTAACGGGGTCAGCTGGAAAATAGGTTTATTGTTGAggcctggggcccgttcttcataCATTCGAGATGAAATGTCACATATAAGATGATATCATCATGCTAATCAGGATCTGGCTAATTTGGTTTTTCGAACGCACGTGTTGTTGATGATTAGTgtggctggattgagttatctgattTAAAAGGGgctatgtatcgatactcgaaaccatgatcagcaatgcagcgattggctggcggcaacagtcacctgactttcataaggaaacagccaagaaatccaaactacataaatgttataatagataagtgaaatgtgcagtttttattttatttaaatttttcacaTCATTCCCAATTATTTCGATTCGCGATTTATAATatttgtacagtctttacattttttcattcaaTGCATTAAGTAGCTAttcatgtaattttatatttggacagatttgttacgtgaccgcattaatgaaagtttcttattTTTAGTTTAACATCAAGATCATGTTATCTGGATCTCCCTCACTCCATCAAGCAACTCCCATAATAGCCGTCATCACTTAGATAATTGCAAGACTCtacattatctgtatagcatgtgtgtaagactcgaatacaattatgaagtaattatgacaaataaatatttcagtgagtaaaactggctagTGTCTATAGTAGGCTATTATGGACTACACAACATTATTATAGtatctttaaattaatttttaaatgattattattttaaattattgtccctggatcagtaggatactcttgtaataaagtagcggttcCAGcggacatattttgagtatcagttctggttttAAAGATGCGATCTAATCTTGTTGACCATGTTTTGTGTTAAACAGTGTTACTGAAAAACTATAAActcctattttttttcttcttctttagtgACTTTGATGTGGAGCTAACAGCAGAAGTGAAAGTAGAGAATGGCGCATCTCTTGCTTTGTTGACATGTGTTACCCCAAATCTTGGTTACCAGAAGCCAGGTAGGTTCAAGTCCATAGATTGCCTAAGATAATGTAAATAGTACTGTGTGATCAAACGGATACCTCTTTTATCATTGTCTTTCTTAGGGTCCTTCTTAAATGGAAATTTTCACTTCCCACTGTCTTTAAGGAAAAAGAGAGTTTCTATAGACAGTTTTTTGCCTTCAGGCTCTTTTTCTGGATGTTACTCAAGTGTAATTCAAGCCTCGGGACAAATGCAACCGGCCTCTTCGCTCAAAAACTGTGATGGAGTCATAGAGATGGCCAAAAGCCCTCTCCCCTCATCACCTTCCAACTCACCAtcatctccttcgtcttctccctcctccccctcctcctccccctcatcGTCATCTCCTGGTGGAATGAGTACAAA from Carassius carassius chromosome 1, fCarCar2.1, whole genome shotgun sequence includes:
- the LOC132145978 gene encoding insulin; translation: MASPGMLLLCLCASSLVTHSGALGTRRLCGIQLVEALLLVCGEKGLFYQPARRVREHAFRVMMRSSVPFLRQTISAAQSGERGTVAKRGIVEQCCHFYCDYYDLENYCNT